From Thalassotalea euphylliae, the proteins below share one genomic window:
- a CDS encoding peptide MFS transporter, translated as MNSPTQGTFFGHPKGLQTLFFTEMWERMSYYGMRMLLVLFMTATLQEGGLGLTVASAAAIYGLYTASVYFMGLPGGWLSDRLLGGQKAVWYGGIIIMIGHIVLAIPSDSTFFIGLILVVLGTGLLKPNIGAMVGMMYSEKDNRRDSGYALYYMGINIGSLIGYFVCGYLMENQGWHYAFGAAAIGMAAGLIMYRKTLPNLNGVAAQPASPLSPQGQKITWSVIAVFLSAVAVVATLIMQGVLSFDAVAVAETVALVFTATFVLYFGAIFFMGQLTGNEKRRMLALLLICIASACFWSGFEQAGSSLNLFARDYTDRLVGSFEVPTGWFQSLNSIFIILLSPFFAALWISVGKRYVSPGYGIKCAVGLVIMASGFIVMFFAAQYAASGLKVAPYWLVATYFLHTVGELCLSPVALSAVSKLSPRRFAGQMMGVFVLTYSIGNIIAGLLAGNFDPNNVSEMPNLYIQISLFSIGIGIVILLLSLKSRIWENLPEDEKAEDKVDGKAAVAT; from the coding sequence ATGAATTCCCCTACTCAAGGGACTTTCTTCGGTCATCCAAAAGGCTTGCAAACCCTTTTCTTTACAGAAATGTGGGAGCGCATGAGCTATTACGGCATGCGTATGTTGCTTGTCTTATTTATGACAGCAACGTTGCAAGAAGGCGGTTTAGGTTTAACTGTTGCATCAGCCGCAGCAATTTACGGCTTGTACACAGCAAGCGTATATTTTATGGGCTTACCTGGTGGTTGGCTTTCAGACAGATTACTTGGTGGTCAAAAAGCCGTATGGTACGGTGGTATCATTATTATGATCGGCCACATTGTGTTGGCAATTCCTAGCGACAGCACCTTCTTTATTGGTTTGATATTGGTGGTTTTAGGTACAGGTTTACTTAAACCCAACATTGGTGCCATGGTTGGCATGATGTACTCAGAAAAAGACAACCGCCGCGATAGTGGTTACGCGCTTTACTACATGGGTATCAACATCGGCTCACTGATTGGCTACTTTGTTTGTGGTTACTTAATGGAAAACCAAGGCTGGCACTACGCCTTTGGCGCTGCCGCTATTGGGATGGCGGCAGGCTTAATCATGTACCGCAAAACGCTACCCAACCTAAACGGTGTTGCGGCTCAGCCTGCGTCGCCACTTTCACCGCAAGGCCAAAAAATTACATGGTCTGTTATTGCGGTGTTTCTAAGTGCTGTTGCTGTCGTTGCGACCTTGATTATGCAAGGTGTGCTCAGCTTTGACGCCGTCGCTGTAGCGGAGACTGTGGCGCTTGTATTTACAGCAACATTCGTATTGTATTTCGGTGCGATATTCTTCATGGGGCAATTAACGGGTAATGAAAAACGCCGCATGCTTGCGCTACTATTGATCTGTATTGCCTCAGCATGTTTCTGGTCAGGCTTTGAACAAGCGGGTTCATCACTTAACTTATTCGCGCGTGATTACACAGATCGCTTAGTGGGTAGCTTTGAAGTTCCAACTGGCTGGTTCCAATCACTTAACTCGATTTTCATCATTCTACTTTCACCTTTCTTTGCTGCGTTATGGATTAGCGTGGGTAAGCGCTATGTTAGCCCGGGTTATGGCATTAAATGTGCCGTTGGCTTGGTGATCATGGCGAGTGGTTTTATTGTGATGTTCTTCGCTGCTCAATATGCGGCGTCTGGTCTTAAAGTCGCGCCTTACTGGTTAGTTGCCACTTACTTTTTGCACACTGTTGGTGAGCTTTGCCTTAGTCCTGTTGCCTTGAGTGCAGTAAGTAAGTTATCACCGCGTCGCTTTGCTGGCCAAATGATGGGGGTGTTTGTCTTAACTTACTCTATCGGTAACATTATTGCGGGCTTACTAGCAGGTAACTTCGACCCTAACAATGTCTCAGAAATGCCAAACCTTTACATTCAAATTAGCCTATTCAGCATTGGTATTGGTATCGTTATCTTACTGCTTAGCCTGAAAAGCCGTATTTGGGAAAACCTTCCAGAAGACGAAAAAGCAGAAGATAAAGTTGACGGTAAAGCCGCTGTCGCAACTTAG